The Oryzias latipes chromosome 1, ASM223467v1 genome contains a region encoding:
- the gne gene encoding bifunctional UDP-N-acetylglucosamine 2-epimerase/N-acetylmannosamine kinase isoform X3 has product MESAFLFRNPHELYSLRMQRSREKMERDKTELHLSQFKRKLRVCVATCNRADYSKLAPIMFGIKAHSDEFELEVVVLGSHLIDDYGNTFRMIEQDDFGIDSKLHTIVRGEDEAAMVESVGLALVKLPDVLQRLRPDILIVHGDRFDALALATAAALMNIRILHLEGGEVSGTIDDSIRHAISKLAHYHACCTRMAEQHLIAMCEDHSRILLAGCPSYDKLLLTHHKDDYMDIIKSWLGDKVQDHDYIVALQHPVTTDIQHSIKIYGLMLDALLSFNKKTLILFPNIDAGSKEMVRVMRKKGIEQHPNFRAVKHIPFEQFIQLVCHAGCMIGNSSCGVREAGAFGTPVINLGTRQTGRETGENVLHVRDADTHNKIYHALELQFGKRYPCSKIYGDGSAVPRILKFLRSIDLDEPLQKTFCFPPVKESISQDIDHILETQSALAVDLGGTNLRVAIVCMRGKILKKYTENNPRTFEDRMDLILKMCKDAVQDAVSINCRILGVGVSTGGRVNPQEGVVLHSTKLIQEWSCVNLRTPISDALHLPVWVDNDGNCAALAEKKFGHGKGVENFVTVITGTGIGGGIIHHHELIHGSTFCAAELGHIMVSLEGPECSCGSRGCIEAYASGMALQREAKMLHDEDLLKVEGMDMKICEPITAAHLISAARMGNSKAAAVLHKASTALGVGIVNILHIVNPSLVVLSGVLGSFYQEPVQQVISQRALTSAQTIRVVTSHLEEPALLGAASMVLDYATRRTY; this is encoded by the exons ATGGAATCTGCCTTTCTATTCAGAAATCCTCAC GAGCTGTACTCTCTGAGGATGCAACGAAGCAGAGAAAAGATGGAGCGGGACAAGACGGAGCTGCACCTGAGCCAG TTCAAGAGGAAGCTGAGGGTCTGTGTGGCAACATGCAACCGAGCAGATTACTCCAAGCTGGCCCCCATCATGTTTGGCATCAAAGCCCACTCTGATGAGTTTGAGCTGGAGGTGGTGGTGCTCGGTTCTCATCTCATCGATGACTACGG GAACACCTTCCGGATGATTGAGCAGGATGACTTTGGCATCGACTCGAAGCTCCACACTATAGTCAGAGGAGAAGACGAGGCGGCCATGGTGGAGAGCGTTGGTTTGGCGCTTGTGAAACTGCCCGACGTCCTGCAGAGACTGCGCCCAGATATCCTGATTGTACACGGCGATCGTTTTGACGCCCTTGCTTTGGCAACCGCCGCAGCCCTGATGAACATCCGAATCCTTCACCTGGAGGGGGGAGAG GTTAGCGGGACGATCGACGATTCAATCCGCCATGCCATAAGTAAACTGGCCCATTATCACGCGTGCTGCACACGCATGGCAGAGCAGCACCTGATCGCCATGTGTGAGGACCACTCTCGCATCCTCCTGGCCGGATGTCCTTCATATGACAAGCTGCTTCTGACTCACCACAAAGACGACTACATGGACATCATCAAGAGCTGGCTTG GTGATAAGGTCCAGGACCACGACTACATCGTGGCTCTGCAGCACCCCGTCACCACAGACATCCAGCATTCCATTAAGATCTACGGCTTGATGCTCGATGCTCTGCTCTCCTTTAACAAGAAGACCCTCATCCTGTTTCCTAACATCGATGCTG GAAGTAAGGAGATGGTGCGCGTGATGAGGAAAAAGGGCATCGAGCAGCATCCAAACTTTCGGGCGGTTAAGCACATTCCTTTTGAGCAGTTCATCCAGCTCGTCTGCCACGCTGGCTGCATGATTGGAAACAGCAGCTGTGGGGTCCGTGAGGCCGGGGCCTTCGGCACACCGGTCATTAACCTGGGAACCAGGCAGACGGGCAGAGAAACCG GTGAAAATGTTCTGCATGTCAGAGACGCAGACACTCACAATAAGATCTACCACGCTCTGGAGCTGCAGTTTGGGAAAAGATATCCCTG CTCTAAGATCTACGGGGATGGAAGCGCGGTTCCTCGGATCCTGAAGTTTCTACGCAGTATTGACCTGGATGAACCTCTGCAGAAGACCTTCTGCTTCCCTCCAGTGAAGGAGTCCATCTCCCAGGACATCGATCACATTCTGGAGACCCAGAGTGCTCTGGCCGTGGACCTGGGAGGGACCAACCTCAGAGTGGCCATCGTCTGCATGAGA GGAAAGATTCTGAAGAAATACACGGAGAACAATCCGAGAACCTTTGAGGACAGGATGGACCTGATATTAAAGATGTGTAAGGATGCCGTTCAGGATGCCGTATCCATCAACTGTAGAATACTTGGTGTTG GAGTCTCCACAGGTGGACGAGTAAACCCACAGGAAGGCGTGGTCCTGCACTCCACCAAGCTGATCCAGGAGTGGAGCTGTGTCAACCTGAGGACGCCCATCTCTGATGCCTTACACCTTCCGGTTTGGGTGGATAACGATGGAAACTGTGCGGCGTTGGCTGAGAAGAAGTTTGGTCACGGCAAAGGAGTGGAGAACTTTGTCACCGTCATCACAGGGACGG GGATTGGAGGAGGGATCATCCATCACCACGAGCTGATCCACGGCAGCACCTTCTGCGCCGCTGAACTGGGCCACATCATGGTTTCGCTGGAGGGCCCCGAGTGTTCCTGCGGGAGCCGCGGCTGCATCGAGGCCTACGCCTCTGGCATGGCTCTGCAGAGAGAGGCCAAGATGCTGCACGATG AGGACCTGCTGAAGGTGGAGGGGATGGACATGAAGATCTGTGAGCCAATCACAGCAGCTCATCTGATCAGTGCAGCCAGAATGGGAAACTCCAAAGCTGCAGCCGTCCTCCACAAAG CATCCACAGCACTGGGGGTGGGGATCGTCAACATCCTCCACATCGTCAACCCCTCCCTGGTGGTTCTGTCCGGAGTCTTGGGTTCCTTCTATCAGGAACCGGTCCAGCAGGTCATCAGTCAGAGAGCGCTCACATCTGCTCAGACCATCAGGGTCGTCACGTCGCACTTGGAAGAGCCTGCTCTGCTGGGCGCTGCTAGCATGGTGTTGGACTACGCCACCAGAAGAACATATTAA
- the gne gene encoding bifunctional UDP-N-acetylglucosamine 2-epimerase/N-acetylmannosamine kinase isoform X1, which yields MESAFLFRNPHTLNTLRLQELYSLRMQRSREKMERDKTELHLSQFKRKLRVCVATCNRADYSKLAPIMFGIKAHSDEFELEVVVLGSHLIDDYGNTFRMIEQDDFGIDSKLHTIVRGEDEAAMVESVGLALVKLPDVLQRLRPDILIVHGDRFDALALATAAALMNIRILHLEGGEVSGTIDDSIRHAISKLAHYHACCTRMAEQHLIAMCEDHSRILLAGCPSYDKLLLTHHKDDYMDIIKSWLGDKVQDHDYIVALQHPVTTDIQHSIKIYGLMLDALLSFNKKTLILFPNIDAGSKEMVRVMRKKGIEQHPNFRAVKHIPFEQFIQLVCHAGCMIGNSSCGVREAGAFGTPVINLGTRQTGRETGENVLHVRDADTHNKIYHALELQFGKRYPCSKIYGDGSAVPRILKFLRSIDLDEPLQKTFCFPPVKESISQDIDHILETQSALAVDLGGTNLRVAIVCMRGKILKKYTENNPRTFEDRMDLILKMCKDAVQDAVSINCRILGVGVSTGGRVNPQEGVVLHSTKLIQEWSCVNLRTPISDALHLPVWVDNDGNCAALAEKKFGHGKGVENFVTVITGTGIGGGIIHHHELIHGSTFCAAELGHIMVSLEGPECSCGSRGCIEAYASGMALQREAKMLHDEDLLKVEGMDMKICEPITAAHLISAARMGNSKAAAVLHKASTALGVGIVNILHIVNPSLVVLSGVLGSFYQEPVQQVISQRALTSAQTIRVVTSHLEEPALLGAASMVLDYATRRTY from the exons ATGGAATCTGCCTTTCTATTCAGAAATCCTCAC ACTCTGAATACTTTAAGGCTTCAA GAGCTGTACTCTCTGAGGATGCAACGAAGCAGAGAAAAGATGGAGCGGGACAAGACGGAGCTGCACCTGAGCCAG TTCAAGAGGAAGCTGAGGGTCTGTGTGGCAACATGCAACCGAGCAGATTACTCCAAGCTGGCCCCCATCATGTTTGGCATCAAAGCCCACTCTGATGAGTTTGAGCTGGAGGTGGTGGTGCTCGGTTCTCATCTCATCGATGACTACGG GAACACCTTCCGGATGATTGAGCAGGATGACTTTGGCATCGACTCGAAGCTCCACACTATAGTCAGAGGAGAAGACGAGGCGGCCATGGTGGAGAGCGTTGGTTTGGCGCTTGTGAAACTGCCCGACGTCCTGCAGAGACTGCGCCCAGATATCCTGATTGTACACGGCGATCGTTTTGACGCCCTTGCTTTGGCAACCGCCGCAGCCCTGATGAACATCCGAATCCTTCACCTGGAGGGGGGAGAG GTTAGCGGGACGATCGACGATTCAATCCGCCATGCCATAAGTAAACTGGCCCATTATCACGCGTGCTGCACACGCATGGCAGAGCAGCACCTGATCGCCATGTGTGAGGACCACTCTCGCATCCTCCTGGCCGGATGTCCTTCATATGACAAGCTGCTTCTGACTCACCACAAAGACGACTACATGGACATCATCAAGAGCTGGCTTG GTGATAAGGTCCAGGACCACGACTACATCGTGGCTCTGCAGCACCCCGTCACCACAGACATCCAGCATTCCATTAAGATCTACGGCTTGATGCTCGATGCTCTGCTCTCCTTTAACAAGAAGACCCTCATCCTGTTTCCTAACATCGATGCTG GAAGTAAGGAGATGGTGCGCGTGATGAGGAAAAAGGGCATCGAGCAGCATCCAAACTTTCGGGCGGTTAAGCACATTCCTTTTGAGCAGTTCATCCAGCTCGTCTGCCACGCTGGCTGCATGATTGGAAACAGCAGCTGTGGGGTCCGTGAGGCCGGGGCCTTCGGCACACCGGTCATTAACCTGGGAACCAGGCAGACGGGCAGAGAAACCG GTGAAAATGTTCTGCATGTCAGAGACGCAGACACTCACAATAAGATCTACCACGCTCTGGAGCTGCAGTTTGGGAAAAGATATCCCTG CTCTAAGATCTACGGGGATGGAAGCGCGGTTCCTCGGATCCTGAAGTTTCTACGCAGTATTGACCTGGATGAACCTCTGCAGAAGACCTTCTGCTTCCCTCCAGTGAAGGAGTCCATCTCCCAGGACATCGATCACATTCTGGAGACCCAGAGTGCTCTGGCCGTGGACCTGGGAGGGACCAACCTCAGAGTGGCCATCGTCTGCATGAGA GGAAAGATTCTGAAGAAATACACGGAGAACAATCCGAGAACCTTTGAGGACAGGATGGACCTGATATTAAAGATGTGTAAGGATGCCGTTCAGGATGCCGTATCCATCAACTGTAGAATACTTGGTGTTG GAGTCTCCACAGGTGGACGAGTAAACCCACAGGAAGGCGTGGTCCTGCACTCCACCAAGCTGATCCAGGAGTGGAGCTGTGTCAACCTGAGGACGCCCATCTCTGATGCCTTACACCTTCCGGTTTGGGTGGATAACGATGGAAACTGTGCGGCGTTGGCTGAGAAGAAGTTTGGTCACGGCAAAGGAGTGGAGAACTTTGTCACCGTCATCACAGGGACGG GGATTGGAGGAGGGATCATCCATCACCACGAGCTGATCCACGGCAGCACCTTCTGCGCCGCTGAACTGGGCCACATCATGGTTTCGCTGGAGGGCCCCGAGTGTTCCTGCGGGAGCCGCGGCTGCATCGAGGCCTACGCCTCTGGCATGGCTCTGCAGAGAGAGGCCAAGATGCTGCACGATG AGGACCTGCTGAAGGTGGAGGGGATGGACATGAAGATCTGTGAGCCAATCACAGCAGCTCATCTGATCAGTGCAGCCAGAATGGGAAACTCCAAAGCTGCAGCCGTCCTCCACAAAG CATCCACAGCACTGGGGGTGGGGATCGTCAACATCCTCCACATCGTCAACCCCTCCCTGGTGGTTCTGTCCGGAGTCTTGGGTTCCTTCTATCAGGAACCGGTCCAGCAGGTCATCAGTCAGAGAGCGCTCACATCTGCTCAGACCATCAGGGTCGTCACGTCGCACTTGGAAGAGCCTGCTCTGCTGGGCGCTGCTAGCATGGTGTTGGACTACGCCACCAGAAGAACATATTAA
- the gne gene encoding bifunctional UDP-N-acetylglucosamine 2-epimerase/N-acetylmannosamine kinase isoform X4, whose protein sequence is MQRSREKMERDKTELHLSQFKRKLRVCVATCNRADYSKLAPIMFGIKAHSDEFELEVVVLGSHLIDDYGNTFRMIEQDDFGIDSKLHTIVRGEDEAAMVESVGLALVKLPDVLQRLRPDILIVHGDRFDALALATAAALMNIRILHLEGGEVSGTIDDSIRHAISKLAHYHACCTRMAEQHLIAMCEDHSRILLAGCPSYDKLLLTHHKDDYMDIIKSWLGDKVQDHDYIVALQHPVTTDIQHSIKIYGLMLDALLSFNKKTLILFPNIDAGSKEMVRVMRKKGIEQHPNFRAVKHIPFEQFIQLVCHAGCMIGNSSCGVREAGAFGTPVINLGTRQTGRETGENVLHVRDADTHNKIYHALELQFGKRYPCSKIYGDGSAVPRILKFLRSIDLDEPLQKTFCFPPVKESISQDIDHILETQSALAVDLGGTNLRVAIVCMRGKILKKYTENNPRTFEDRMDLILKMCKDAVQDAVSINCRILGVGVSTGGRVNPQEGVVLHSTKLIQEWSCVNLRTPISDALHLPVWVDNDGNCAALAEKKFGHGKGVENFVTVITGTGIGGGIIHHHELIHGSTFCAAELGHIMVSLEGPECSCGSRGCIEAYASGMALQREAKMLHDEDLLKVEGMDMKICEPITAAHLISAARMGNSKAAAVLHKASTALGVGIVNILHIVNPSLVVLSGVLGSFYQEPVQQVISQRALTSAQTIRVVTSHLEEPALLGAASMVLDYATRRTY, encoded by the exons ATGCAACGAAGCAGAGAAAAGATGGAGCGGGACAAGACGGAGCTGCACCTGAGCCAG TTCAAGAGGAAGCTGAGGGTCTGTGTGGCAACATGCAACCGAGCAGATTACTCCAAGCTGGCCCCCATCATGTTTGGCATCAAAGCCCACTCTGATGAGTTTGAGCTGGAGGTGGTGGTGCTCGGTTCTCATCTCATCGATGACTACGG GAACACCTTCCGGATGATTGAGCAGGATGACTTTGGCATCGACTCGAAGCTCCACACTATAGTCAGAGGAGAAGACGAGGCGGCCATGGTGGAGAGCGTTGGTTTGGCGCTTGTGAAACTGCCCGACGTCCTGCAGAGACTGCGCCCAGATATCCTGATTGTACACGGCGATCGTTTTGACGCCCTTGCTTTGGCAACCGCCGCAGCCCTGATGAACATCCGAATCCTTCACCTGGAGGGGGGAGAG GTTAGCGGGACGATCGACGATTCAATCCGCCATGCCATAAGTAAACTGGCCCATTATCACGCGTGCTGCACACGCATGGCAGAGCAGCACCTGATCGCCATGTGTGAGGACCACTCTCGCATCCTCCTGGCCGGATGTCCTTCATATGACAAGCTGCTTCTGACTCACCACAAAGACGACTACATGGACATCATCAAGAGCTGGCTTG GTGATAAGGTCCAGGACCACGACTACATCGTGGCTCTGCAGCACCCCGTCACCACAGACATCCAGCATTCCATTAAGATCTACGGCTTGATGCTCGATGCTCTGCTCTCCTTTAACAAGAAGACCCTCATCCTGTTTCCTAACATCGATGCTG GAAGTAAGGAGATGGTGCGCGTGATGAGGAAAAAGGGCATCGAGCAGCATCCAAACTTTCGGGCGGTTAAGCACATTCCTTTTGAGCAGTTCATCCAGCTCGTCTGCCACGCTGGCTGCATGATTGGAAACAGCAGCTGTGGGGTCCGTGAGGCCGGGGCCTTCGGCACACCGGTCATTAACCTGGGAACCAGGCAGACGGGCAGAGAAACCG GTGAAAATGTTCTGCATGTCAGAGACGCAGACACTCACAATAAGATCTACCACGCTCTGGAGCTGCAGTTTGGGAAAAGATATCCCTG CTCTAAGATCTACGGGGATGGAAGCGCGGTTCCTCGGATCCTGAAGTTTCTACGCAGTATTGACCTGGATGAACCTCTGCAGAAGACCTTCTGCTTCCCTCCAGTGAAGGAGTCCATCTCCCAGGACATCGATCACATTCTGGAGACCCAGAGTGCTCTGGCCGTGGACCTGGGAGGGACCAACCTCAGAGTGGCCATCGTCTGCATGAGA GGAAAGATTCTGAAGAAATACACGGAGAACAATCCGAGAACCTTTGAGGACAGGATGGACCTGATATTAAAGATGTGTAAGGATGCCGTTCAGGATGCCGTATCCATCAACTGTAGAATACTTGGTGTTG GAGTCTCCACAGGTGGACGAGTAAACCCACAGGAAGGCGTGGTCCTGCACTCCACCAAGCTGATCCAGGAGTGGAGCTGTGTCAACCTGAGGACGCCCATCTCTGATGCCTTACACCTTCCGGTTTGGGTGGATAACGATGGAAACTGTGCGGCGTTGGCTGAGAAGAAGTTTGGTCACGGCAAAGGAGTGGAGAACTTTGTCACCGTCATCACAGGGACGG GGATTGGAGGAGGGATCATCCATCACCACGAGCTGATCCACGGCAGCACCTTCTGCGCCGCTGAACTGGGCCACATCATGGTTTCGCTGGAGGGCCCCGAGTGTTCCTGCGGGAGCCGCGGCTGCATCGAGGCCTACGCCTCTGGCATGGCTCTGCAGAGAGAGGCCAAGATGCTGCACGATG AGGACCTGCTGAAGGTGGAGGGGATGGACATGAAGATCTGTGAGCCAATCACAGCAGCTCATCTGATCAGTGCAGCCAGAATGGGAAACTCCAAAGCTGCAGCCGTCCTCCACAAAG CATCCACAGCACTGGGGGTGGGGATCGTCAACATCCTCCACATCGTCAACCCCTCCCTGGTGGTTCTGTCCGGAGTCTTGGGTTCCTTCTATCAGGAACCGGTCCAGCAGGTCATCAGTCAGAGAGCGCTCACATCTGCTCAGACCATCAGGGTCGTCACGTCGCACTTGGAAGAGCCTGCTCTGCTGGGCGCTGCTAGCATGGTGTTGGACTACGCCACCAGAAGAACATATTAA
- the gne gene encoding bifunctional UDP-N-acetylglucosamine 2-epimerase/N-acetylmannosamine kinase isoform X2: MVAGLHSLLNRMSQVSEQELYSLRMQRSREKMERDKTELHLSQFKRKLRVCVATCNRADYSKLAPIMFGIKAHSDEFELEVVVLGSHLIDDYGNTFRMIEQDDFGIDSKLHTIVRGEDEAAMVESVGLALVKLPDVLQRLRPDILIVHGDRFDALALATAAALMNIRILHLEGGEVSGTIDDSIRHAISKLAHYHACCTRMAEQHLIAMCEDHSRILLAGCPSYDKLLLTHHKDDYMDIIKSWLGDKVQDHDYIVALQHPVTTDIQHSIKIYGLMLDALLSFNKKTLILFPNIDAGSKEMVRVMRKKGIEQHPNFRAVKHIPFEQFIQLVCHAGCMIGNSSCGVREAGAFGTPVINLGTRQTGRETGENVLHVRDADTHNKIYHALELQFGKRYPCSKIYGDGSAVPRILKFLRSIDLDEPLQKTFCFPPVKESISQDIDHILETQSALAVDLGGTNLRVAIVCMRGKILKKYTENNPRTFEDRMDLILKMCKDAVQDAVSINCRILGVGVSTGGRVNPQEGVVLHSTKLIQEWSCVNLRTPISDALHLPVWVDNDGNCAALAEKKFGHGKGVENFVTVITGTGIGGGIIHHHELIHGSTFCAAELGHIMVSLEGPECSCGSRGCIEAYASGMALQREAKMLHDEDLLKVEGMDMKICEPITAAHLISAARMGNSKAAAVLHKASTALGVGIVNILHIVNPSLVVLSGVLGSFYQEPVQQVISQRALTSAQTIRVVTSHLEEPALLGAASMVLDYATRRTY; this comes from the exons ATGGTGGCCGGTCTGCATTCTCTCCTCAACAGGATGTCACAGGTGTCTGAGCAG GAGCTGTACTCTCTGAGGATGCAACGAAGCAGAGAAAAGATGGAGCGGGACAAGACGGAGCTGCACCTGAGCCAG TTCAAGAGGAAGCTGAGGGTCTGTGTGGCAACATGCAACCGAGCAGATTACTCCAAGCTGGCCCCCATCATGTTTGGCATCAAAGCCCACTCTGATGAGTTTGAGCTGGAGGTGGTGGTGCTCGGTTCTCATCTCATCGATGACTACGG GAACACCTTCCGGATGATTGAGCAGGATGACTTTGGCATCGACTCGAAGCTCCACACTATAGTCAGAGGAGAAGACGAGGCGGCCATGGTGGAGAGCGTTGGTTTGGCGCTTGTGAAACTGCCCGACGTCCTGCAGAGACTGCGCCCAGATATCCTGATTGTACACGGCGATCGTTTTGACGCCCTTGCTTTGGCAACCGCCGCAGCCCTGATGAACATCCGAATCCTTCACCTGGAGGGGGGAGAG GTTAGCGGGACGATCGACGATTCAATCCGCCATGCCATAAGTAAACTGGCCCATTATCACGCGTGCTGCACACGCATGGCAGAGCAGCACCTGATCGCCATGTGTGAGGACCACTCTCGCATCCTCCTGGCCGGATGTCCTTCATATGACAAGCTGCTTCTGACTCACCACAAAGACGACTACATGGACATCATCAAGAGCTGGCTTG GTGATAAGGTCCAGGACCACGACTACATCGTGGCTCTGCAGCACCCCGTCACCACAGACATCCAGCATTCCATTAAGATCTACGGCTTGATGCTCGATGCTCTGCTCTCCTTTAACAAGAAGACCCTCATCCTGTTTCCTAACATCGATGCTG GAAGTAAGGAGATGGTGCGCGTGATGAGGAAAAAGGGCATCGAGCAGCATCCAAACTTTCGGGCGGTTAAGCACATTCCTTTTGAGCAGTTCATCCAGCTCGTCTGCCACGCTGGCTGCATGATTGGAAACAGCAGCTGTGGGGTCCGTGAGGCCGGGGCCTTCGGCACACCGGTCATTAACCTGGGAACCAGGCAGACGGGCAGAGAAACCG GTGAAAATGTTCTGCATGTCAGAGACGCAGACACTCACAATAAGATCTACCACGCTCTGGAGCTGCAGTTTGGGAAAAGATATCCCTG CTCTAAGATCTACGGGGATGGAAGCGCGGTTCCTCGGATCCTGAAGTTTCTACGCAGTATTGACCTGGATGAACCTCTGCAGAAGACCTTCTGCTTCCCTCCAGTGAAGGAGTCCATCTCCCAGGACATCGATCACATTCTGGAGACCCAGAGTGCTCTGGCCGTGGACCTGGGAGGGACCAACCTCAGAGTGGCCATCGTCTGCATGAGA GGAAAGATTCTGAAGAAATACACGGAGAACAATCCGAGAACCTTTGAGGACAGGATGGACCTGATATTAAAGATGTGTAAGGATGCCGTTCAGGATGCCGTATCCATCAACTGTAGAATACTTGGTGTTG GAGTCTCCACAGGTGGACGAGTAAACCCACAGGAAGGCGTGGTCCTGCACTCCACCAAGCTGATCCAGGAGTGGAGCTGTGTCAACCTGAGGACGCCCATCTCTGATGCCTTACACCTTCCGGTTTGGGTGGATAACGATGGAAACTGTGCGGCGTTGGCTGAGAAGAAGTTTGGTCACGGCAAAGGAGTGGAGAACTTTGTCACCGTCATCACAGGGACGG GGATTGGAGGAGGGATCATCCATCACCACGAGCTGATCCACGGCAGCACCTTCTGCGCCGCTGAACTGGGCCACATCATGGTTTCGCTGGAGGGCCCCGAGTGTTCCTGCGGGAGCCGCGGCTGCATCGAGGCCTACGCCTCTGGCATGGCTCTGCAGAGAGAGGCCAAGATGCTGCACGATG AGGACCTGCTGAAGGTGGAGGGGATGGACATGAAGATCTGTGAGCCAATCACAGCAGCTCATCTGATCAGTGCAGCCAGAATGGGAAACTCCAAAGCTGCAGCCGTCCTCCACAAAG CATCCACAGCACTGGGGGTGGGGATCGTCAACATCCTCCACATCGTCAACCCCTCCCTGGTGGTTCTGTCCGGAGTCTTGGGTTCCTTCTATCAGGAACCGGTCCAGCAGGTCATCAGTCAGAGAGCGCTCACATCTGCTCAGACCATCAGGGTCGTCACGTCGCACTTGGAAGAGCCTGCTCTGCTGGGCGCTGCTAGCATGGTGTTGGACTACGCCACCAGAAGAACATATTAA